One genomic segment of Leptolyngbya subtilissima AS-A7 includes these proteins:
- a CDS encoding DUF2267 domain-containing protein, protein METYQDFLEKVRTKGNLKDLKEARNATEVVYRTMRDVMSNEAIDRVADELDDNAPDKVEDLWEDTNPLVSFLSHIRPNLHISPDNFLVRLRQEGNLPGADAETIITAVFSATKDELSQERVQEVAEFLPGKISEMWQAA, encoded by the coding sequence ATGGAAACATACCAGGACTTTTTAGAGAAAGTTAGAACAAAAGGCAACCTGAAGGATTTAAAGGAAGCCCGCAACGCCACGGAAGTGGTGTATCGGACCATGCGAGATGTGATGAGCAATGAAGCGATCGATCGCGTTGCCGATGAGCTAGACGATAATGCTCCCGACAAGGTGGAAGATCTGTGGGAAGATACCAATCCCCTGGTGAGCTTTCTCAGCCATATTCGCCCCAATTTGCATATTAGCCCCGACAACTTTTTAGTGCGCCTACGGCAGGAAGGCAACCTGCCAGGAGCCGATGCAGAAACAATTATCACTGCCGTCTTTTCTGCCACTAAGGACGAGTTGTCCCAGGAGCGGGTTCAAGAAGTGGCTGAATTTCTGCCCGGCAAAATTTCTGAGATGTGGCAGGCGGCCTAA
- a CDS encoding protochlorophyllide reductase, translating to MEQQKTVIVTGASSGVGLNAAKALADRGWHVVMACRNIDKTKQVAQELGIPSDRYSIIHLDLGSLASVRQFVSDFRATGRSLESLVCNAAVYYPLLKEPMYSEDGYEISVATNHLGHFLLCNLLLDDIKASPAADKRLIILGTVTANPKELGGKIPIPAPPDLGNLEGFEAGFKAPISMINNKKFKSGKAYKDSKLCNVLTMRELHRRYHDETGITFSSLYPGCVADTPLFRNHFKAFQTIFPWFQKNITGGYVTQKLAGERVADVVTDPELKESGMYWSWGNRQKPGRRSFAQEVSNEALDDAKARKLWDLSARLVGLDDETARHVPAAAGSV from the coding sequence ATGGAACAGCAGAAAACAGTCATTGTGACCGGGGCTTCCTCTGGGGTGGGGCTCAACGCCGCTAAGGCCCTGGCCGATCGCGGCTGGCATGTGGTGATGGCCTGCCGCAATATCGATAAAACGAAGCAGGTAGCCCAAGAGCTCGGCATACCGAGCGATCGCTACAGCATCATCCACCTCGACCTCGGCTCTCTGGCCAGCGTGCGCCAGTTTGTCAGCGACTTTCGGGCCACGGGCCGCAGTTTGGAATCCTTAGTTTGCAACGCCGCTGTCTACTACCCGCTGCTCAAAGAGCCAATGTATAGCGAAGATGGCTACGAAATCAGCGTCGCCACCAATCACCTAGGCCACTTCCTGCTGTGCAACCTGCTGCTGGATGACATTAAGGCTTCTCCTGCTGCCGACAAGCGCCTGATCATCCTCGGCACCGTCACCGCCAACCCCAAAGAGCTGGGCGGCAAGATTCCTATCCCCGCGCCCCCCGATCTGGGCAACCTAGAGGGCTTTGAGGCCGGGTTCAAAGCCCCGATCTCGATGATCAACAACAAAAAGTTCAAGTCGGGTAAAGCCTACAAAGACAGCAAGCTGTGCAATGTGCTCACGATGCGCGAACTGCACCGCCGCTACCACGACGAGACCGGCATCACCTTTAGCTCGTTGTATCCCGGCTGTGTGGCCGATACGCCCCTGTTCCGCAACCACTTCAAGGCGTTTCAGACCATCTTCCCCTGGTTTCAGAAGAACATCACGGGCGGCTACGTCACCCAAAAACTGGCGGGTGAGCGAGTGGCCGATGTAGTCACCGACCCCGAGCTTAAGGAATCCGGCATGTACTGGAGCTGGGGCAATCGCCAAAAGCCCGGCCGCCGCTCCTTCGCCCAAGAGGTGTCGAACGAAGCCCTAGATGACGCCAAGGCCCGCAAGCTATGGGATTTGAGCGCTCGCTTGGTGGGGCTAGATGACGAAACCGCACGGCACGTCCCTGCCGCCGCTGGTTCGGTTTAG
- a CDS encoding phosphoglucomutase/phosphomannomutase family protein: protein MAAPSGPIPATPKPIKFGTDGWRGIIAADFTFERVAQVAAVSAHVLHQCFGAETGSRTIAVGYDRRFLAAEFARTAAEAIAAQGFDVLLSQDYAPTPAFSYAAKHQTLLGAVVITASHNPPTYSGLKIKGAFGGSVSPEVTKQVEALLPNPPAPLGKPGQIETFDPWPDYCTALQAEVDVAAIQTAISSGKLTVFADVMYGSASGGLPRLLGEGSIHELHSEADPLFGGNPPEPLPKYLGEMLETVKEYPAKESVKVGLVFDGDSDRIAAVDGQGNFLSSQILIPILIDHLKSRRGYSGEIVKTISGSNLIPAVAKLNGLELYQTPVGYKYIADRMQDAKVLLGGEESGGIGYGHHIPERDALMSALYVLEAVVASGLDLSDYYRSLQEKTGYFSEYDRIDLPLPSMAVQAKLLDALATAPPAEVAGKAVTHILDIDGYKLTLADDSWLLIRFSGTEPVLRLYSEAKTLDEVHKHLHWAKDWASSFT, encoded by the coding sequence ATGGCAGCACCCTCAGGCCCCATTCCAGCTACGCCGAAGCCCATCAAATTTGGCACCGATGGCTGGCGCGGCATTATCGCCGCCGACTTCACCTTTGAGCGCGTCGCTCAGGTGGCGGCAGTGTCGGCCCACGTGCTGCACCAGTGCTTTGGGGCCGAAACCGGCAGCCGCACCATCGCCGTCGGCTACGATCGCCGCTTTCTCGCCGCCGAGTTTGCCCGCACCGCCGCTGAGGCGATTGCTGCCCAGGGCTTCGACGTGCTGCTCTCCCAAGACTACGCCCCCACCCCCGCCTTTAGCTACGCCGCCAAACACCAGACCCTGCTCGGGGCGGTCGTCATTACCGCCAGCCACAACCCCCCCACCTACTCCGGGCTCAAAATTAAAGGAGCCTTTGGCGGCTCAGTTTCCCCCGAGGTGACCAAACAGGTCGAGGCGCTGCTGCCCAATCCCCCCGCCCCCCTCGGCAAACCCGGCCAGATCGAAACCTTCGACCCCTGGCCTGACTACTGCACCGCCCTCCAGGCCGAGGTCGATGTCGCCGCCATTCAGACCGCCATCTCCAGCGGCAAGCTCACCGTGTTTGCCGATGTTATGTACGGCTCTGCCAGCGGTGGGCTGCCCCGGCTGCTGGGCGAAGGCAGCATTCATGAGCTGCACAGCGAGGCCGACCCGCTGTTTGGCGGCAACCCGCCCGAGCCCCTGCCCAAGTACCTGGGCGAAATGCTAGAGACCGTCAAAGAGTATCCCGCCAAAGAAAGCGTCAAAGTGGGTCTGGTGTTTGATGGCGATAGCGATCGCATCGCCGCCGTCGACGGCCAAGGCAATTTCCTCAGCTCTCAAATCCTCATCCCCATTCTGATCGACCACCTCAAGTCGCGCCGGGGCTACAGCGGCGAAATCGTCAAAACCATCAGCGGCTCCAACCTGATCCCTGCCGTGGCCAAGCTCAACGGCTTGGAGCTGTACCAAACCCCCGTCGGCTACAAATACATCGCCGATCGCATGCAGGATGCCAAAGTGCTGCTGGGCGGCGAAGAGTCTGGCGGCATCGGCTACGGCCATCACATCCCCGAGCGCGACGCCCTGATGTCGGCCCTCTATGTATTAGAAGCCGTAGTCGCCTCCGGCCTCGACCTCAGCGACTACTACCGCAGCCTGCAAGAGAAAACCGGCTACTTCTCCGAATACGATCGCATCGATCTGCCCCTGCCCAGCATGGCAGTGCAGGCCAAGCTGCTCGACGCCCTCGCCACCGCTCCCCCCGCCGAAGTCGCCGGCAAAGCCGTCACCCACATTCTCGACATCGACGGCTACAAACTCACCCTCGCCGACGACAGCTGGCTGCTGATCCGCTTTAGCGGTACCGAACCCGTGCTGCGCCTCTACAGCGAAGCCAAAACCCTCGATGAGGTGCACAAGCATCTGCACTGGGCGAAGGATTGGGCGAGTTCGTTTACCTAG
- a CDS encoding response regulator has protein sequence MPVNSDSAVILVADDDPFIRHMLTRYLEREGYQVIEAAHGEAALNLYFYHVPDLVLLDALMPVVDGFEVCRRLQDLTQGNLAPVLMITGLEDEKSVDQAFEIGVVDYVTKPINWAVLRQRVRRLILQHRLEIQLREANYQLQQLTMIDSLTQVANRRRFDEYLLQEWGRGVREHLSLSLVICDIDHFKDYNDHYGHQAGDRCLQEVAKTLSQCISRPADIVTRYGGEEFAIILPNTTLEGATVISQRLVTAVQQRGLPHNTAPSAIVTISCGVANVLPMADYLPSDLVFTADQALYQAKAQGRNQYQAIYVMPPSPGQSVNPGAVSTTPILRALWPEA, from the coding sequence ATGCCAGTCAATTCTGATTCAGCGGTAATTTTGGTAGCCGACGATGACCCGTTTATCCGCCATATGCTGACCCGCTATCTGGAGCGCGAGGGCTACCAGGTGATCGAAGCTGCCCATGGAGAAGCGGCCCTAAACCTGTACTTTTATCACGTGCCCGATCTGGTGCTGCTGGACGCGTTGATGCCGGTGGTAGACGGCTTTGAGGTCTGCCGACGACTACAGGATTTAACCCAGGGCAACCTGGCACCGGTGCTGATGATTACCGGCCTAGAGGACGAAAAATCGGTAGATCAGGCGTTTGAAATTGGGGTGGTCGACTATGTCACCAAGCCGATTAACTGGGCAGTGCTGCGCCAGCGGGTGCGGCGGCTAATTTTGCAGCACCGCTTAGAGATTCAGCTGCGGGAGGCCAACTACCAGCTCCAGCAGCTGACGATGATCGACAGCCTCACCCAGGTGGCCAACCGCCGCCGCTTTGACGAATATCTCTTGCAGGAGTGGGGTCGGGGTGTGCGCGAACACCTGTCGCTGTCGCTGGTGATCTGCGACATTGACCATTTCAAAGACTACAACGACCACTATGGGCATCAGGCAGGCGATCGCTGTCTTCAAGAAGTGGCCAAAACCCTCAGCCAGTGCATTAGCCGCCCAGCCGACATTGTTACCCGCTACGGCGGTGAAGAGTTTGCCATTATTTTGCCCAACACCACTTTGGAGGGGGCAACCGTCATCAGCCAGCGGCTGGTGACAGCGGTTCAGCAACGGGGATTGCCCCACAACACAGCCCCCAGCGCGATCGTCACAATTAGCTGCGGTGTTGCCAACGTGTTACCCATGGCCGATTATTTGCCCTCTGACTTGGTGTTTACCGCCGATCAGGCCCTCTACCAGGCCAAGGCCCAAGGCCGCAACCAGTACCAGGCTATCTACGTGATGCCCCCTAGCCCTGGGCAATCGGTTAACCCAGGCGCTGTTAGCACTACCCCTATCCTGCGAGCTCTTTGGCCCGAGGCTTGA
- a CDS encoding DUF4142 domain-containing protein, producing the protein MTRLNYSLTQRLMGAAGAAAIASLVALPSFAETTRISQTGTSTPAEQTSQGAQRAAVTTVDQEFFKLAYQGNNAEIDTSRLALEKSQDQAIRQYAQRMIDEHTRANEVLTQQASEQGFELPSERVDPLDQAIAAQLTQLSGAEFDQAYVGVQANAHLKAISLYRTEVAQGESPSLIAYASQLLPSIEEHYEMANAMLPDYATTNSQPPADM; encoded by the coding sequence ATGACTCGACTAAATTACAGTTTGACCCAGCGTTTGATGGGCGCTGCTGGTGCTGCCGCGATCGCATCTCTGGTAGCGTTACCGAGTTTTGCTGAAACCACGCGCATCAGCCAGACAGGTACCTCTACCCCGGCTGAGCAGACCTCCCAAGGCGCTCAAAGGGCGGCTGTCACAACGGTGGATCAGGAATTTTTCAAGCTCGCTTACCAGGGCAACAATGCTGAAATTGACACCTCCCGCCTGGCGCTAGAGAAATCCCAAGATCAAGCGATTCGTCAGTATGCTCAGCGCATGATTGATGAGCACACTCGCGCTAATGAAGTTCTTACTCAACAGGCCTCTGAGCAAGGCTTTGAGCTGCCCAGCGAGCGCGTTGATCCGCTTGATCAGGCGATCGCAGCACAGCTGACCCAGCTTTCTGGTGCTGAGTTTGATCAAGCTTATGTTGGCGTACAGGCAAATGCTCATCTAAAGGCGATCTCGCTGTACCGCACTGAAGTGGCACAAGGTGAGTCACCGAGCTTGATTGCTTACGCTTCACAGCTGTTGCCCAGCATTGAAGAGCACTACGAAATGGCCAACGCCATGCTGCCTGACTACGCCACAACCAATTCTCAGCCACCGGCAGACATGTAG
- a CDS encoding response regulator → MQPALLPINEACRLQALHDYHILDTPPAEGFDNLTRLAAMVCDVPIALVSLIDQHRQWFKARVGCVAVPETTRDVAFCAYAILQPKLMEVPNALEDKRFFDNPLVTGELNLRFYAGMPLITTDGYALGTLCVVDHVPRTLTALQRQALEILAAQVVAQLDLHHQIEQIQQADLERQRLRETLRLQERAIAASSNGIVITDARQPDNPVIYVNPAFERITSYSAAEALGRNCRFLQGGKHDQSGLETLRQAMASGQGCTIEAINYRKDGQQYWNQLSISPIYDPHGQLTHFVGIQTDISDRKLAEAQLHQHLQDLDQARCAAEAANQAKSEFLAMMSHEIRTPMNAVIGMTGLLLDTPLTDQQRDFVETTRNASDALLTIINDILDFSKIESGKLDLETQPFNLRTCLEEAMDLLAAKASGKGLELAYLLPPQVPQHLMGDVSRLRQVLVNLVNNAIKFTPHGEVIVSVQAQPQTTSDQVTLQVAVKDTGIGIPAARLHRLFQPFSQVDASTTRQFGGTGLGLAISKRLCELMGGTLWVESVEGQGSTFYFTLQATLDPQPPRLVGSPPAHSLQGRHLLVVDDNATNRKILQLQLQGWGMAVVTVDSGLAALEALETQRFDLAILDMQMPGMDGLALAEALHQRSMERSLPLVMLTSLGWHHSIAQQGLFAAYLTKPVKQNQLMAALAAALAEQPEAVRVSPRPRPALMDVDLGRRCPQRILLAEDNVVNQKVALQILRHLGYRADVAANGYEVLDALEQQPYDLVLMDVQMPEMDGLAAARQIVQRWPTRRPRLVAVTANAMQGDREQCLQAGMDDYISKPIRLEELVRVLEAGAPLTALAVDLMALHTFATTVGGDPSFMADLIVSYLGSADQLMADMLAALAQHDWLTLQRAAHTLKSSSASVSADHLAVLCRDLEAALRQAPSPLVADQVESIHYALAEVKTALQSALVSQEVTNHASQF, encoded by the coding sequence ATGCAACCTGCACTCCTACCCATCAACGAAGCCTGTCGTTTGCAGGCGCTGCACGACTATCACATTCTCGACACGCCCCCCGCCGAGGGCTTCGACAATCTGACTCGACTAGCGGCAATGGTGTGTGATGTGCCCATCGCCCTGGTTAGCCTCATCGACCAGCATCGCCAGTGGTTCAAAGCCCGCGTGGGCTGCGTTGCTGTACCCGAAACTACCCGCGATGTGGCTTTTTGCGCCTACGCCATTTTGCAGCCGAAGTTAATGGAGGTGCCTAATGCCCTAGAAGACAAACGTTTCTTTGATAACCCCCTAGTCACTGGGGAGTTGAATCTGCGCTTCTACGCCGGTATGCCGCTGATCACCACCGATGGCTACGCCCTCGGCACCCTCTGCGTGGTTGACCATGTACCTCGCACCCTTACCGCCTTGCAGCGGCAGGCCCTAGAAATACTGGCTGCCCAGGTGGTGGCCCAGCTCGATCTGCACCACCAGATCGAACAGATTCAGCAGGCTGACCTAGAGCGTCAGCGACTGCGGGAAACCCTGCGCCTGCAAGAGCGGGCGATCGCCGCCAGCAGCAACGGCATCGTGATTACCGATGCCCGCCAGCCCGACAATCCAGTAATTTACGTTAACCCCGCCTTTGAGCGCATCACTAGCTACTCCGCCGCCGAAGCCCTGGGGCGCAACTGCCGCTTTTTGCAGGGGGGCAAGCATGATCAATCTGGCCTAGAAACCCTGCGTCAAGCCATGGCCAGCGGCCAAGGTTGCACTATAGAGGCAATCAACTACCGCAAGGATGGCCAACAATACTGGAACCAGCTCAGTATTTCACCGATTTACGACCCCCACGGCCAGCTGACTCACTTTGTGGGCATTCAGACCGACATTAGCGATCGCAAGCTTGCCGAAGCCCAGCTGCACCAGCACTTGCAAGACCTCGACCAGGCCCGCTGCGCCGCTGAGGCCGCCAACCAGGCCAAAAGCGAGTTTCTAGCCATGATGAGCCACGAAATTCGCACGCCCATGAACGCCGTGATCGGCATGACCGGCCTGCTGCTTGACACCCCCCTCACTGACCAGCAGCGCGACTTTGTCGAAACCACTCGCAACGCCAGCGATGCGCTGCTGACCATCATTAACGACATCCTCGACTTTTCAAAAATTGAGTCGGGCAAGCTCGATCTAGAAACCCAGCCCTTTAACCTGCGCACCTGCCTAGAAGAAGCCATGGATTTGCTGGCCGCTAAAGCTTCTGGGAAAGGCTTAGAGCTAGCCTACCTGCTGCCTCCCCAGGTACCCCAACACCTGATGGGCGATGTCAGCCGCCTGCGTCAGGTGCTCGTCAACTTGGTCAACAACGCCATCAAGTTCACCCCCCATGGGGAAGTGATTGTTTCAGTCCAGGCTCAACCGCAGACCACCAGCGACCAAGTCACCCTGCAAGTGGCGGTCAAAGATACCGGCATTGGCATTCCGGCGGCTCGTCTGCACCGCCTGTTCCAACCCTTTAGCCAGGTGGATGCCTCTACCACCCGGCAGTTTGGCGGCACCGGCCTGGGCCTGGCCATTAGCAAGCGGCTGTGCGAACTAATGGGGGGCACGCTCTGGGTAGAAAGTGTTGAGGGTCAGGGGTCAACCTTTTACTTCACCCTGCAGGCCACCCTTGATCCGCAACCGCCGCGGCTGGTCGGGTCGCCCCCTGCCCACAGTCTCCAGGGCCGTCATCTGCTGGTGGTAGACGACAATGCTACCAACCGCAAAATTCTTCAGCTTCAGCTTCAGGGATGGGGTATGGCTGTGGTGACTGTAGACTCAGGCTTGGCCGCCTTAGAGGCCCTAGAGACCCAGCGCTTTGACCTAGCCATTTTAGATATGCAGATGCCGGGCATGGACGGTCTGGCTCTAGCCGAGGCCCTGCACCAGCGGTCTATGGAGCGATCGCTGCCCCTGGTGATGCTGACCTCTCTGGGCTGGCACCACAGCATTGCCCAGCAGGGCCTGTTTGCTGCCTACCTGACCAAACCCGTCAAGCAGAACCAGCTGATGGCCGCTCTGGCCGCTGCCCTGGCCGAACAGCCAGAGGCCGTGCGTGTATCGCCGCGCCCCCGACCGGCTCTGATGGACGTCGACCTGGGGCGGCGGTGCCCTCAGCGAATTTTGCTAGCCGAAGATAATGTAGTGAACCAAAAGGTAGCCCTGCAAATTTTGCGGCACCTGGGCTACCGGGCCGATGTAGCCGCCAACGGTTACGAGGTGCTGGACGCCCTCGAACAGCAGCCCTACGATCTGGTGCTGATGGATGTGCAAATGCCTGAAATGGACGGCCTCGCCGCCGCCCGACAGATCGTGCAGCGCTGGCCCACCCGCCGCCCCCGCTTGGTAGCCGTCACCGCCAACGCCATGCAGGGCGATCGCGAACAGTGTCTCCAGGCCGGCATGGATGACTACATCAGCAAACCCATTCGCCTGGAGGAGCTCGTTCGGGTGTTAGAGGCTGGTGCCCCCCTCACCGCCCTCGCGGTCGATTTGATGGCACTACACACCTTTGCCACCACCGTAGGCGGCGACCCTAGCTTTATGGCCGACCTGATTGTCAGCTACCTTGGGAGTGCCGACCAGCTCATGGCCGACATGCTCGCTGCCCTGGCTCAGCACGACTGGCTCACCCTGCAACGGGCTGCCCACACCCTCAAGTCGAGCAGCGCCTCCGTGAGTGCCGACCACCTCGCGGTCCTCTGCCGAGATTTAGAAGCGGCCCTACGCCAGGCCCCCAGTCCGCTCGTCGCTGACCAGGTGGAATCAATTCACTACGCTCTAGCTGAGGTCAAAACGGCCCTACAGTCTGCCTTGGTTTCCCAGGAGGTCACCAACCATGCCAGTCAATTCTGA
- the fusA gene encoding elongation factor G gives MAKDITRYRNIGIFAHVDAGKTTTTERILALTGRIHKIGEVHDGAATTDFMEQEQERGITIQSAATTCFWKEHQLNIIDTPGHVDFTIEVYRSLKVLDGGIGVFCGSGGVEPQSETNWRYANDSKVARVIYVNKLDRTGADFFRVIKQVDGILAAKPLVMVLPIGTETEFVGVVDLLTRKAWVWDESGKPENYTIQEVPEDMKDQVEEYREALIELAVEQDDDILNKYLEGEEISIDEIKSCIRKGTRELAFFPTYCGSSFKNKGVQLVLDAVVDYLPNPLEVPAQPEVDLEGNPTGKLAHADAEKPLRALAFKIMDDRFGALTFTRIYSGHLKKGDTILDTATGKTERISRLVEMHANDREEVDSAQAGDIVALIGMKNVQTGHTLCDPKDPATLEPMVFPDPVISIAVYPKKKGDNEKMGMAISKMVAEDPSFQVETDEESGEVILKGMGELHLDIKVDILKRTHGVEVEVGKPQVAYREAITKRLADSYTHKKQSGGSGQYAKIDYVIEPGETSTGFQFESAVTGGNVPREFWPAVQKGFATSVDRGPLAGYPVVDLKVTLTDGGFHAVDSSAIAFEIAAKAAYRQSLPKAGPQLLEPIMKVDVFTPDDYMGDVIGDLNRRRGMIKSQDPAATGVRVKADVPLSEMFGYIGDLRTMTSGRGQFSMEFSHYAPCPSNVAEEVIKEAKERQAAAAK, from the coding sequence ATGGCTAAAGACATCACCCGTTATCGCAATATTGGTATCTTCGCCCACGTAGACGCGGGCAAGACCACCACCACCGAGCGCATCCTCGCTCTCACCGGTCGCATCCACAAAATCGGTGAGGTTCACGATGGTGCCGCCACCACCGACTTCATGGAGCAAGAGCAAGAACGGGGGATCACGATTCAGTCGGCGGCCACCACCTGCTTCTGGAAAGAGCACCAGCTCAACATCATCGACACTCCGGGCCACGTTGACTTCACCATTGAGGTGTATCGCTCCCTCAAAGTGCTTGATGGCGGCATTGGTGTTTTCTGCGGCTCTGGCGGTGTAGAACCTCAGTCTGAGACCAACTGGCGCTACGCCAACGACTCCAAGGTAGCTCGGGTCATCTACGTCAACAAGCTCGATCGCACCGGCGCTGACTTCTTCCGAGTAATCAAGCAAGTTGACGGCATTCTGGCGGCCAAGCCCCTGGTGATGGTGCTGCCCATTGGCACCGAAACCGAATTTGTAGGCGTGGTTGACCTGCTCACCCGCAAGGCCTGGGTGTGGGATGAGTCGGGCAAGCCTGAGAACTACACCATTCAAGAAGTTCCCGAGGACATGAAGGATCAGGTCGAAGAATACCGCGAGGCGCTGATCGAGCTGGCCGTCGAGCAAGACGACGACATTCTCAATAAGTATCTTGAGGGTGAAGAGATCTCCATTGATGAGATCAAGTCCTGCATTCGCAAGGGCACCCGCGAGCTGGCCTTCTTCCCCACCTACTGCGGCTCCTCCTTTAAGAACAAAGGGGTACAGCTGGTGCTAGATGCGGTAGTTGACTACCTGCCCAACCCCCTCGAAGTGCCTGCCCAGCCCGAAGTCGACCTCGAGGGTAACCCCACCGGCAAACTGGCTCATGCCGATGCCGAGAAGCCCCTGCGGGCACTGGCGTTCAAAATCATGGACGACCGCTTTGGCGCGCTCACCTTCACCCGCATCTACTCGGGTCACCTGAAGAAGGGTGACACCATTCTCGACACGGCCACCGGCAAGACCGAGCGCATCAGCCGCCTGGTCGAAATGCACGCCAACGATCGCGAAGAAGTGGACTCGGCCCAGGCCGGTGACATCGTGGCGCTGATCGGTATGAAGAACGTGCAGACCGGCCACACCCTTTGCGACCCCAAAGATCCCGCTACCCTGGAACCCATGGTCTTCCCCGACCCGGTGATCTCCATCGCGGTGTATCCCAAGAAAAAGGGCGACAACGAGAAGATGGGTATGGCGATCAGCAAGATGGTGGCCGAAGATCCCTCCTTCCAGGTGGAAACCGACGAAGAGAGCGGCGAAGTCATCCTCAAGGGCATGGGCGAACTGCACCTCGACATTAAGGTCGACATTCTCAAGCGCACCCACGGCGTCGAAGTCGAAGTGGGCAAGCCCCAGGTGGCTTACCGCGAGGCGATCACCAAGCGCCTGGCCGACAGCTACACCCACAAGAAGCAGTCGGGTGGTTCGGGTCAGTACGCCAAGATTGACTATGTGATCGAGCCGGGCGAAACCAGTACTGGCTTCCAGTTTGAGTCGGCGGTGACCGGTGGTAACGTACCTCGGGAATTTTGGCCGGCTGTGCAAAAGGGCTTTGCCACCAGCGTTGACCGTGGCCCTCTGGCGGGTTACCCAGTGGTTGACCTCAAGGTCACCCTCACCGATGGCGGCTTCCACGCGGTTGACTCGTCGGCGATCGCCTTCGAAATCGCCGCCAAAGCGGCCTACCGTCAGTCGCTACCCAAGGCTGGTCCCCAGCTGCTGGAGCCGATCATGAAGGTCGACGTGTTCACCCCCGACGACTACATGGGCGACGTCATCGGTGACCTCAACCGTCGCCGTGGCATGATCAAGTCCCAAGATCCCGCCGCTACCGGCGTTCGGGTGAAGGCTGATGTGCCCCTGAGCGAAATGTTTGGCTACATTGGCGACCTGCGCACCATGACCTCGGGTCGTGGCCAGTTCTCCATGGAGTTCTCTCACTACGCCCCCTGCCCCAGCAATGTGGCCGAGGAAGTGATCAAGGAAGCCAAGGAGCGTCAGGCGGCTGCCGCTAAATAG